The Candidatus Dormiibacterota bacterium genome has a segment encoding these proteins:
- a CDS encoding response regulator transcription factor: MKTVLVVDDEPEIVRLVRDYLEHGGFAVITASDGRGALDAARRRRPDLVILDLGLPGLDGLDVTRALRRDGAVPIVMLSARGDESDKLVGLELGADDYVTKPFSPKELVARVRAVLRRAEAAADRSDLVRVGDGLVLDAARMETSAAGRRVELTPTEFELLITMARQPGRVFTRAQLLDAVRGAAVESYERAIDAHVKNIRRKIEPDPRAPRFLQTVFGVGYRVADPG; encoded by the coding sequence GTGAAGACCGTCCTGGTGGTCGACGACGAGCCCGAGATCGTCCGGCTGGTGCGCGACTATCTCGAGCACGGCGGGTTCGCCGTGATCACCGCATCGGACGGTCGGGGCGCCCTCGACGCCGCGCGCCGGCGGCGCCCCGACCTCGTCATCCTCGACCTCGGGCTGCCCGGGCTCGACGGCCTCGACGTCACCCGGGCGCTCCGCCGCGACGGCGCCGTCCCCATCGTCATGCTCTCCGCCCGCGGCGACGAGAGCGACAAGCTGGTCGGGCTCGAGCTCGGCGCCGACGACTACGTCACCAAGCCCTTCAGCCCCAAGGAGCTGGTCGCCCGGGTGCGGGCGGTGCTGCGCCGCGCCGAGGCCGCCGCCGACCGCAGCGACCTGGTCCGGGTCGGCGACGGGCTCGTCCTCGACGCCGCCCGGATGGAGACCAGCGCGGCGGGCCGCCGGGTCGAGCTCACCCCCACCGAGTTCGAGCTGCTGATCACCATGGCTCGCCAGCCGGGTCGCGTCTTCACCCGGGCCCAGCTGCTCGACGCGGTGCGCGGCGCGGCCGTCGAGTCCTACGAGCGGGCGATCGACGCCCACGTGAAGAACATCCGCCGGAAGATCGAGCCCGACCCGCGCGCGCCGCGGTTCCTGCAGACCGTGTTCGGCGTCGGCTACCGCGTCGCGGACCCCGGCTGA
- the cysS gene encoding cysteine--tRNA ligase: MQLYDTAARTVRPLEPAGDPVSLYVCGITPYDAAHLGHAFTYHVFDVITRRLQAAGREVRSVRNVTDIDDDIFRVARERGVDARALVAFQVSRFDMEMASIDILPVTVPYASAHVPEMVDWIGRLEAAGFAYPRDGRVYFDTARFDRYGSLSGLDREQMIALSRERGADPDDPRKRDPLDFILWQPSLPDEPHWPSPWGDGRPGWHIECSVLATRELGETVDIHGGGDDLVYPHHESEIAQTEALQEQPLARHWVHVAMVQLDGVKMSKSLGNLVFVRDLVARAHPGAARLVLAAHHYRTSWSYTEDDLEAAQRRHHSWSGAFGEGERLGLTIDPDEAAAAEREFFARLDDDLDTPGALLVLDRIATGASRSQAGAGVPVAPLMARLSGVIGVELDRIVTRELTTPHSAS; this comes from the coding sequence ATGCAGCTGTACGACACGGCGGCACGCACGGTGCGGCCCCTCGAGCCCGCCGGCGACCCCGTGAGCCTCTACGTCTGCGGCATCACGCCCTACGACGCCGCCCACCTCGGCCACGCCTTCACCTACCACGTCTTCGACGTGATCACCCGGCGGCTGCAGGCGGCGGGCCGGGAGGTGCGGAGCGTCCGCAACGTCACCGACATCGACGACGACATCTTCCGGGTCGCCCGCGAGCGCGGCGTCGACGCCCGGGCGCTGGTCGCCTTCCAGGTGTCGCGCTTCGACATGGAGATGGCGAGCATCGACATCCTGCCGGTGACGGTGCCGTACGCCTCGGCGCACGTCCCCGAGATGGTCGACTGGATCGGCCGGCTGGAGGCCGCCGGCTTCGCCTACCCGCGGGACGGCCGGGTGTACTTCGACACCGCAAGGTTCGACCGCTACGGAAGCCTCAGCGGCCTCGACCGCGAGCAGATGATCGCGCTCAGCCGCGAGCGTGGCGCCGATCCCGACGACCCCCGCAAGCGCGACCCGCTCGACTTCATCCTGTGGCAGCCCTCGCTGCCCGACGAGCCGCACTGGCCCAGCCCCTGGGGCGACGGCCGTCCCGGCTGGCACATCGAGTGCTCGGTGCTCGCCACCCGCGAGCTGGGCGAGACCGTCGACATCCACGGCGGCGGTGACGACCTCGTCTATCCCCACCACGAGTCGGAGATCGCCCAGACCGAGGCGCTCCAGGAGCAGCCCCTCGCCCGGCACTGGGTGCACGTCGCGATGGTGCAGCTCGACGGCGTGAAGATGAGCAAGTCACTCGGCAACCTGGTGTTCGTCCGCGACCTCGTCGCCAGGGCGCATCCGGGGGCGGCAAGGCTGGTGCTCGCGGCCCACCACTACCGCACCTCCTGGTCCTACACCGAGGACGACCTCGAGGCCGCGCAGCGCCGCCACCACTCCTGGTCCGGGGCGTTCGGCGAGGGCGAGCGGCTCGGGCTGACCATCGACCCCGACGAGGCCGCCGCCGCCGAGCGCGAGTTCTTCGCCCGGCTCGACGACGACCTCGACACCCCGGGGGCGCTGCTCGTGCTCGACCGGATCGCCACCGGGGCGAGCCGGTCTCAGGCGGGCGCCGGGGTTCCCGTGGCGCCGCTGATGGCACGGCTCAGCGGGGTGATCGGCGTGGAGCTGGACCGCATCGTCACCCGGGAGCTGACGACTCCGCACTCGGCGAGCTGA
- a CDS encoding lipase: MHLPRRLLAIAAAAACLGAGITPVAATVSAPPPQPGAGSPPGANDWSCRPGPAHPRPVVLVHGLTSNMGENWSYMSPLLAAQGYCVFALTYGVDPRLPVPPFDQRGGMVPMERSAQELATFVDRVLGSTGSARVDIVGHSEGSLMPDWYVRFLGGAARVAHYVGITPLWHGTNLLGLATLDGLGRSLGLSGVSGAAVGLLCGSCPEFLTGSDFLARLSAAGGPTAPGVTYTNLMTSHDEAVVPYTSGVLDTPGVTNIVVQDQCPNDPSDHGAMAFDPVVARDVLNALDLAHARPVSC, from the coding sequence ATGCACCTGCCCCGCAGGCTCCTCGCGATCGCGGCGGCCGCCGCCTGCCTCGGCGCCGGGATCACCCCGGTGGCGGCCACGGTGAGCGCCCCGCCGCCGCAGCCGGGGGCGGGCTCACCCCCCGGCGCCAACGACTGGAGCTGCCGGCCCGGCCCCGCCCATCCCCGGCCGGTGGTCCTGGTCCACGGGCTCACCTCGAACATGGGCGAGAACTGGAGCTACATGTCGCCGCTGCTCGCCGCCCAGGGCTACTGCGTCTTCGCCCTCACCTACGGGGTCGATCCGCGGCTCCCCGTCCCCCCCTTCGACCAGCGGGGCGGGATGGTGCCGATGGAGCGGAGCGCGCAGGAGCTGGCCACCTTCGTCGACCGGGTCCTCGGCAGCACCGGGAGCGCGCGGGTGGACATCGTCGGCCACTCCGAGGGCAGCCTGATGCCCGACTGGTACGTGCGCTTCCTCGGCGGGGCGGCGCGGGTGGCGCACTACGTCGGCATCACCCCGCTGTGGCACGGCACCAACCTGCTCGGGCTGGCGACCCTCGACGGGCTGGGACGGTCGCTCGGCCTCTCCGGGGTGTCGGGGGCGGCGGTCGGCCTGCTCTGCGGCTCGTGCCCGGAGTTCCTCACCGGCTCCGACTTCCTGGCGAGGCTGAGCGCGGCCGGCGGCCCCACCGCTCCCGGGGTCACCTACACCAACCTCATGACCAGCCACGACGAGGCGGTGGTGCCCTACACCAGCGGCGTGCTCGACACCCCGGGGGTCACCAACATCGTGGTCCAGGACCAGTGCCCGAACGACCCGTCCGACCACGGCGCCATGGCCTTCGACCCGGTGGTCGCCCGCGACGTGCTCAACGCCCTCGACCTCGCCCATGCCCGTCCGGTGAGCTGCTGA
- a CDS encoding MarR family transcriptional regulator, whose translation MRDDDGVAAWAALLRCHAALVGRLELELQSERGLSLAWYDVLLALSSAPERRLRMSELGERVVVSRTRVSRIVDEMVEAGLVEREPDPADRRSWFATITRDGRAALRRAAPVHLRGIASYFSGHLSAEETRVVRGALERVLEELPGAPRRVAPGR comes from the coding sequence ATGAGGGACGACGACGGAGTCGCCGCCTGGGCGGCGCTGCTGCGCTGTCACGCGGCGCTGGTGGGGCGCCTCGAGCTCGAGCTGCAGTCGGAGCGCGGGCTCTCGCTGGCGTGGTACGACGTGCTCCTGGCGCTGAGCTCCGCCCCGGAGCGGCGGCTGCGGATGAGCGAGCTGGGCGAGCGGGTCGTGGTCAGCCGCACCCGGGTGAGCCGGATCGTCGACGAGATGGTCGAGGCGGGGCTGGTGGAGCGGGAGCCGGACCCGGCGGATCGGCGGTCGTGGTTCGCGACCATCACCCGTGACGGTCGCGCCGCCCTGCGCCGGGCCGCTCCGGTGCACCTGCGCGGCATCGCGTCGTACTTCTCCGGGCATCTCAGCGCCGAGGAGACCCGGGTGGTGCGCGGTGCCCTGGAGAGGGTGCTGGAGGAGCTGCCCGGGGCCCCGCGGAGGGTGGCCCCGGGGCGATAG
- a CDS encoding TetR family transcriptional regulator: protein MGRWEPDARGRLEQAALALYGERGFEQTTVAEIARRAGLTERTFFRYFADKREVLFWGAGQLQEFLVTTVAGAPDSATPIDAVAAALEAAGAVLQERRDHARQRHAVIAANAELRERELIKLASLAAALAGALRRRGAGEPAASLAAEAGIAVFRIAFERWIDETGRRDLPQLVRDSMDELKAVTAGR, encoded by the coding sequence GTGGGTCGATGGGAACCGGACGCGCGTGGCCGGCTGGAGCAGGCAGCCCTCGCCCTCTACGGCGAGCGCGGCTTCGAGCAGACCACGGTGGCGGAGATCGCCAGGCGGGCGGGGCTCACGGAGCGAACCTTCTTCCGGTACTTCGCCGACAAGCGTGAGGTCCTGTTCTGGGGCGCGGGCCAGCTGCAGGAGTTCCTGGTGACCACGGTCGCCGGCGCGCCCGACTCCGCGACGCCGATCGACGCCGTCGCCGCCGCCCTGGAGGCTGCCGGAGCGGTGCTCCAGGAGCGCCGGGACCACGCCCGGCAGCGCCACGCGGTCATCGCCGCCAACGCCGAGCTGCGAGAGCGTGAGCTGATCAAGCTCGCATCGCTGGCCGCGGCGCTCGCCGGCGCGCTCCGCCGGCGCGGCGCCGGCGAGCCGGCCGCGAGCCTGGCCGCCGAGGCCGGGATCGCCGTCTTCCGGATCGCGTTCGAACGCTGGATCGACGAGACCGGCCGGCGAGACCTGCCCCAGCTGGTCCGAGACTCGATGGACGAGCTGAAGGCGGTGACCGCGGGCCGGTGA
- a CDS encoding helix-turn-helix transcriptional regulator produces the protein MADHPSEQLPIGQRIMRYRVRAGMSRAQLSGLIGKSPSWLYKVERGLLTPDRLSVLSELAAVLRVDISELAGAPVHPALVPPPPANVAAPDGAAPPAPEPPAPPPAPVVVLAAVEDAAPPVPEPPPPPWPATWPWERRRAVVAVLAAAVAVVLCVLLRGAISPHGGGDDPRARAAPPMTVFPASPQGPPGPAAAGAPEPVADSSPVVAALPPATGPQPPPPGSTAAHPPGGAPGAARSQGAAARTSTAAAAPPGPASPSPSTRDLAAWWPWAAAASSGACDGSQSGGCSQGSGQAGRCSNAAYDGDTGAVPDAASWHLTVQVGSGGTLCAHWNNPGIEGTLTGPDGRSRVVHGDTWMVLSAGPGRYTLQLRRVDPSRPDHALLQLFV, from the coding sequence ATGGCGGACCACCCGAGCGAGCAGCTGCCGATCGGCCAGCGGATCATGCGCTACCGGGTCCGGGCCGGCATGTCGCGAGCTCAGCTGTCCGGCCTCATCGGCAAGTCGCCGAGCTGGCTCTACAAGGTGGAGCGCGGTCTCCTCACCCCCGACCGGCTGTCGGTCCTGTCCGAGCTGGCCGCCGTCCTCCGGGTGGACATCAGCGAGCTCGCCGGCGCCCCCGTCCATCCCGCCCTGGTGCCGCCGCCGCCCGCGAACGTCGCCGCACCGGACGGCGCCGCGCCGCCCGCCCCCGAGCCGCCGGCCCCGCCGCCCGCTCCGGTCGTCGTTCTGGCCGCGGTGGAGGACGCCGCCCCGCCGGTGCCGGAGCCACCTCCGCCGCCCTGGCCCGCGACCTGGCCGTGGGAGCGCCGCCGCGCGGTCGTGGCGGTGCTCGCCGCGGCGGTCGCCGTCGTCCTCTGTGTGCTCCTCCGCGGCGCCATCTCCCCCCACGGCGGCGGCGACGACCCCCGGGCCCGGGCGGCGCCGCCGATGACCGTGTTCCCGGCCTCGCCGCAGGGGCCGCCCGGCCCCGCGGCCGCCGGCGCCCCGGAGCCGGTGGCGGACTCGAGCCCGGTGGTCGCCGCCCTCCCCCCGGCCACCGGACCGCAGCCGCCGCCGCCCGGATCGACGGCCGCGCACCCGCCCGGCGGCGCGCCCGGAGCGGCCCGCTCCCAGGGCGCCGCCGCCCGGACCTCGACCGCGGCCGCCGCCCCGCCGGGCCCGGCGTCGCCATCCCCCTCGACCCGGGACCTGGCGGCGTGGTGGCCGTGGGCCGCCGCCGCGTCCTCCGGCGCCTGCGACGGGTCGCAGTCCGGTGGCTGCAGCCAGGGCAGCGGCCAGGCGGGCAGGTGCTCGAACGCCGCCTACGACGGCGACACCGGTGCGGTGCCGGACGCCGCCTCCTGGCACCTCACCGTCCAGGTGGGGAGCGGGGGGACGCTGTGCGCCCACTGGAACAACCCGGGCATCGAGGGAACGCTCACCGGACCCGACGGACGCAGCCGGGTCGTGCACGGCGACACCTGGATGGTGCTGAGCGCCGGCCCGGGCCGGTACACGCTGCAGCTCCGCCGGGTGGACCCGAGCCGGCCGGACCACGCTCTCCTGCAGCTGTTCGTGTAG
- a CDS encoding maleylpyruvate isomerase family mycothiol-dependent enzyme, whose product MEISEHIAVLRRDGDLLAVAAAAAGPDAPVPTCPEWRVRDLVRHAGGVHRWAAAHVAEGRARRIADLDAVVAAWPGDAELVEWFGEGCARLATALEQAPPDLACYSFLPAPSPLAFWARRQAHETAIHRVDAESAVGRVTPFDPEVAADGIDELVMGFVSRPGGRLRSEQPRTLAIVPTDSDSRWRVLIGPDGTRGVREAGEAGCILRGAASDLHLLLWNRRDAGAIEVLGDAGLLESWRSSVQIRWR is encoded by the coding sequence ATGGAGATCTCGGAGCACATCGCCGTCCTCCGCCGCGATGGCGACCTCCTCGCCGTCGCGGCGGCCGCCGCCGGGCCCGACGCCCCGGTGCCGACCTGTCCCGAGTGGCGGGTGCGCGACCTGGTGCGCCACGCCGGCGGGGTGCACCGCTGGGCGGCGGCGCACGTCGCCGAGGGCCGGGCCCGGCGCATCGCCGACCTCGACGCGGTGGTCGCCGCCTGGCCGGGCGACGCCGAGCTGGTCGAGTGGTTCGGCGAGGGCTGTGCCCGGCTCGCCACCGCCCTCGAGCAGGCCCCGCCGGACCTCGCCTGCTACAGCTTCCTTCCCGCGCCCTCGCCGCTGGCCTTCTGGGCGCGGCGCCAGGCCCACGAGACCGCCATCCACCGGGTCGACGCCGAGAGCGCGGTGGGGCGGGTCACGCCGTTCGATCCGGAGGTCGCCGCCGACGGCATCGACGAGCTGGTGATGGGGTTCGTCAGCCGTCCCGGCGGCCGGCTGCGCTCGGAGCAGCCGCGCACGCTGGCGATCGTCCCGACCGACTCCGACTCCCGCTGGCGGGTGCTGATCGGGCCGGATGGAACCCGTGGCGTCCGCGAGGCCGGCGAGGCCGGCTGCATCCTCCGCGGCGCCGCCTCGGACCTCCACCTCCTGCTCTGGAACCGGCGTGACGCCGGCGCCATCGAGGTGCTCGGCGACGCCGGGCTGCTGGAGAGCTGGCGGAGCTCGGTGCAGATCCGCTGGCGCTGA
- a CDS encoding diacylglycerol kinase family protein encodes MSQLPRTVVLVSNPHAGRSARLLGTARDALVRNGLEIVEEVDIRELGRVEGWAARPEPERPLIVAAGGDGTVGAVVGCVADTGAVLGILPLGTSNDVARSLCIPARVEDAVRVLVDGKVATIDVGQFVTPGAPARHFVHAAAMGIDVEFAKLATRPTIRRRLRHLTYAVAALVALRHRNPFTCTLHLDGRQVETTVIHLSVVNAPIFGGWLRLALPGSDLDDRRLDVLAVEDMPLHRLIAAAVSVVFRPHRLPRGLLLEHTGGLRVHSDTLQGVILDGELAGNIPGDFLLAAEGLRVAVAQSFVDVEHA; translated from the coding sequence ATGTCACAGCTGCCGCGCACCGTCGTCCTGGTCAGCAATCCGCACGCCGGGAGGTCGGCGCGGCTGCTCGGCACCGCCCGGGACGCCCTCGTCCGCAACGGGCTGGAGATCGTCGAGGAGGTGGACATCCGCGAGCTGGGCAGGGTCGAGGGGTGGGCGGCGCGGCCCGAGCCCGAGCGGCCGCTGATCGTCGCCGCCGGGGGCGACGGCACCGTGGGAGCGGTGGTCGGCTGCGTCGCCGACACCGGCGCGGTGCTGGGCATCCTCCCCCTGGGGACGTCGAACGACGTCGCCCGCAGCCTCTGCATCCCCGCCCGGGTCGAGGACGCGGTGCGCGTGCTCGTCGACGGCAAGGTGGCCACCATCGACGTCGGCCAGTTCGTGACCCCCGGAGCTCCCGCCCGCCACTTCGTCCACGCCGCCGCCATGGGCATCGACGTCGAGTTCGCCAAGCTGGCGACCCGGCCGACGATCCGGCGGCGCCTCCGCCATCTCACCTACGCGGTGGCCGCGCTGGTCGCGCTGCGGCACCGCAACCCCTTCACCTGCACGCTCCACCTCGACGGCCGGCAGGTCGAGACCACCGTCATCCATCTCTCCGTGGTCAACGCGCCGATCTTCGGCGGCTGGCTGCGGCTGGCCCTCCCCGGATCGGACCTCGACGACCGGCGCCTCGACGTCCTCGCCGTCGAGGACATGCCGCTGCACCGCCTGATCGCCGCGGCGGTGTCGGTGGTGTTCCGCCCCCACCGGCTGCCCCGTGGCCTCCTCCTCGAGCACACCGGCGGCCTGCGCGTCCACAGCGACACCCTCCAGGGGGTCATCCTCGACGGCGAGCTCGCCGGCAACATCCCCGGGGACTTCCTGCTCGCCGCCGAGGGGCTGCGGGTGGCGGTGGCCCAGAGCTTCGTCGACGTCGAGCATGCGTAG
- a CDS encoding ParB/RepB/Spo0J family partition protein has protein sequence MDGVQERDLARSAVAPPEREQLRRIPLALLRPRSDQPRRRMGERALAELAQSIRTHGVLQPIRARQQGEVYRIIAGERRWRAARMAGLRDIPAIIVERDDERAYLEALIENVQREELNAVDRALALKRLRVTYHLGSWQEVGELVGLSRQHVHNLLKVTRLPEAMREDVRAGDLTGKHARALLRLQDRPDEQSRLWERIHAEKLSARATDRAARAATPAAAAVSPATDLASLVDEMMAGLTAAGTEGLRAAHHQLLDLHQRLTRVLGTG, from the coding sequence ATGGACGGCGTGCAGGAGCGAGACCTCGCGCGGTCTGCTGTCGCACCGCCGGAGCGAGAGCAGCTCCGCCGGATCCCGCTCGCGCTGCTGCGCCCCCGCTCCGACCAGCCGCGGCGGCGCATGGGGGAGCGGGCGCTCGCGGAGCTCGCCCAGAGCATCCGCACCCACGGCGTGCTGCAGCCGATCCGCGCCCGGCAGCAGGGTGAGGTGTACCGGATCATCGCCGGCGAACGGCGGTGGCGGGCGGCGCGCATGGCCGGCCTGCGCGACATCCCCGCGATCATCGTGGAGAGGGACGACGAGCGCGCCTACCTCGAGGCGCTGATCGAGAACGTCCAGCGCGAGGAGCTCAACGCCGTCGACCGTGCCCTGGCGCTGAAGCGGCTGCGGGTCACCTACCACCTCGGGTCGTGGCAGGAGGTGGGCGAGCTCGTCGGCCTCTCCCGCCAGCACGTCCACAACCTGCTCAAGGTGACCCGGCTGCCCGAGGCGATGCGCGAGGACGTCCGCGCCGGCGACCTCACCGGCAAGCACGCCCGTGCCCTGCTCCGCCTCCAGGACCGCCCCGACGAGCAGTCGCGGCTCTGGGAGCGGATCCACGCCGAGAAGCTCTCCGCGCGGGCCACCGACCGGGCGGCGCGCGCCGCCACCCCGGCGGCGGCCGCGGTGTCGCCGGCCACCGACCTGGCCTCGCTGGTCGACGAGATGATGGCCGGGCTGACCGCGGCGGGCACCGAGGGGCTGCGGGCGGCGCATCACCAGCTCCTCGACCTCCACCAGCGGCTGACCCGGGTGCTGGGAACCGGCTGA
- a CDS encoding SDR family oxidoreductase, whose amino-acid sequence MRVFVTGASGWIGSAVVPELIAAGHQVTGLARSDASAAALIAAGADVQRGTLDDLDGLRGAAAASDGVIHLAFKHDIAFSGDFQGAADADRHAVETFGEALEGSDRPLLIASGTLGLAPGRAATERDGRDPGAEAARFGGAETRMATAQMTLSLASRGVRASVVRLPPTVHGEGDHGFMARLVGIARDRGVSGHIGDGSNRWPAVHRFDAAHLFRLALERTPAGSVLHAVADEGVPIRAIAEVIGRHLDLPVVAVSPDDAGEHFGWLAGVLAVDSPASSTLTRDLLGWHPAHPGLVDDLDKGHYFRPRQEG is encoded by the coding sequence ATGCGCGTGTTCGTGACCGGCGCGTCCGGCTGGATCGGCTCCGCCGTCGTGCCCGAGCTGATCGCCGCCGGCCATCAGGTCACCGGGCTGGCCCGCTCGGATGCCTCGGCCGCGGCTCTCATCGCGGCGGGGGCCGACGTGCAGCGCGGCACCCTCGACGACCTCGACGGCCTGCGCGGCGCAGCCGCGGCGTCGGATGGCGTCATCCACCTCGCGTTCAAGCACGACATCGCCTTCTCCGGGGACTTCCAGGGCGCCGCCGACGCGGATCGCCACGCCGTCGAGACCTTCGGCGAGGCGCTCGAGGGCTCCGATCGACCGTTGCTCATCGCCTCCGGGACGCTCGGGCTCGCACCGGGGCGGGCGGCGACCGAACGGGACGGGCGTGATCCCGGCGCGGAGGCAGCTCGGTTCGGCGGTGCGGAGACCCGGATGGCCACCGCGCAGATGACGCTCTCCCTCGCCTCCCGCGGGGTCCGCGCCTCGGTCGTGCGACTCCCGCCGACGGTGCACGGCGAGGGGGATCACGGCTTCATGGCGAGGCTGGTCGGCATCGCCCGCGACCGGGGCGTCTCCGGCCACATCGGCGACGGGTCCAACCGCTGGCCCGCCGTGCACCGGTTCGATGCCGCGCACCTCTTCCGGCTGGCGCTGGAGCGGACTCCGGCGGGATCGGTGCTGCACGCGGTCGCCGACGAGGGCGTGCCGATCCGCGCCATCGCCGAGGTCATCGGACGGCATCTGGACCTGCCCGTGGTCGCCGTCTCTCCCGACGACGCCGGCGAGCACTTCGGCTGGCTGGCCGGCGTCCTCGCGGTCGACAGCCCGGCTTCGAGCACGCTGACCCGCGACCTGCTGGGGTGGCACCCGGCCCACCCCGGGCTCGTCGACGACCTCGACAAGGGCCACTACTTCCGCCCCCGGCAGGAGGGGTAG
- a CDS encoding ATP-binding protein, which translates to MPGGHGPWRWDGRRRPPWWPEGEPWPPHGGAGWKGPGAHRMLRRAGCAITLVLALLGIAGAGAVWLLASALGIVATGTFARLVSVAGLLLGALALVAAVAAGRRLAAPAERLVDAAGRIEAGDLSVRVPVRGPAGLRSLARAFNSMSGRLEATEARRRSVVAEVAHELRTPLSIIRGQAEAVTDGVYTPGPERMIPILDAVRSLEVLVDDLTTLGLAEAGALRLRREPVDLAVLVHDTLEAQRAAAATAGVTLSADLSGAPAALEADPARLRGVLSNLVGNALRHSSPGGSVRVVARPAAAPPGVELSVVDDGEGIPAELLPHVLERFVKGDGSPGSGLGLAIVRDVVEAHGGSVDVASVPGEGTTVTLFLP; encoded by the coding sequence ATGCCCGGCGGCCACGGTCCCTGGAGGTGGGACGGGCGCCGCCGTCCGCCCTGGTGGCCCGAGGGCGAGCCCTGGCCGCCGCACGGAGGCGCCGGCTGGAAGGGTCCCGGTGCCCACCGGATGCTGCGCCGTGCCGGCTGCGCCATCACCCTGGTGCTCGCCCTGCTCGGCATCGCCGGCGCCGGCGCGGTGTGGCTGCTGGCGAGCGCGCTGGGGATCGTGGCCACCGGCACCTTCGCCCGGCTGGTGTCGGTCGCCGGGCTGCTCCTCGGAGCGCTGGCGCTGGTGGCCGCGGTCGCCGCCGGGCGGCGCCTCGCCGCTCCCGCCGAGCGGCTGGTGGACGCGGCCGGCCGCATCGAGGCGGGCGACCTCAGCGTGCGCGTCCCGGTGCGCGGACCCGCCGGGCTGCGCAGCCTGGCGCGTGCCTTCAACTCGATGAGCGGCCGCCTGGAGGCCACCGAGGCGCGGCGCCGGTCGGTGGTCGCCGAGGTCGCCCATGAGCTGCGCACCCCGCTCTCGATCATCCGCGGCCAGGCCGAGGCGGTCACCGACGGCGTCTACACGCCCGGTCCCGAGCGGATGATCCCGATCCTCGACGCGGTGCGCAGCCTCGAGGTGCTGGTCGACGACCTCACCACCCTGGGCCTCGCCGAGGCGGGCGCGCTGCGGTTGCGGCGCGAGCCCGTGGATCTCGCCGTGCTCGTCCACGACACCCTCGAGGCGCAGCGTGCCGCCGCCGCCACCGCCGGGGTCACCCTGAGCGCCGACCTCAGCGGCGCGCCGGCGGCGCTGGAGGCCGACCCGGCGCGGCTCCGCGGAGTTCTGTCCAACCTGGTCGGCAACGCGCTCCGCCACAGCTCGCCGGGCGGGTCGGTGCGGGTGGTGGCACGGCCCGCGGCCGCGCCGCCCGGGGTCGAGCTGAGCGTCGTCGACGACGGCGAGGGCATCCCCGCAGAGCTGCTCCCCCACGTGCTCGAGCGCTTCGTGAAGGGCGACGGATCGCCCGGCTCGGGGCTGGGCCTGGCCATCGTCCGGGACGTCGTCGAGGCGCACGGCGGCAGCGTCGACGTCGCCAGCGTGCCCGGCGAGGGCACCACCGTCACCCTGTTCCTGCCCTGA
- a CDS encoding nuclear transport factor 2 family protein: MQPCLFQAAVESGDPGAVRDSLSADTVFSSPAVFSPYRGRDAVATVLAAAIDVFQDFRYTAQIGEGDHRVLVFEARVGDRKLQGVDILRLDHEGLVAELTVMLRPLSGLAAMADAMRQRLAAG, translated from the coding sequence ATGCAGCCGTGCCTCTTCCAGGCCGCGGTCGAGTCCGGCGACCCCGGGGCGGTGCGCGACAGCCTCAGCGCCGACACCGTGTTCAGCAGCCCGGCGGTCTTCTCCCCGTACCGCGGCCGCGACGCCGTCGCCACCGTGCTGGCCGCGGCCATCGACGTGTTCCAGGACTTCCGCTACACCGCCCAGATCGGCGAGGGCGACCACCGGGTGCTGGTGTTCGAGGCCCGCGTCGGCGACCGGAAGCTGCAGGGGGTCGACATCCTCCGGCTCGACCACGAGGGGCTGGTCGCCGAGCTGACGGTGATGCTCCGGCCCCTGTCCGGGCTCGCCGCGATGGCCGACGCGATGCGCCAGCGGCTGGCGGCGGGGTAG